In the genome of cyanobacterium endosymbiont of Braarudosphaera bigelowii, one region contains:
- a CDS encoding Bax inhibitor-1/YccA family protein, whose protein sequence is MSNTSNFRKAINESRKNELIGPNVIANALPIVGGGLILTALGTYGGLRIINFYPEIFYSTFVIAIILELGFFFIVNRVIEKNSEDIALPLLSLYSLLSGYTLSGIVYIALGTQGVGVQGIAISAFGCGATFIIARSIGSNLSDQDGIALTKTVRLGVIALLTVIIGQFIFSIFGFYTPSWLEIVFSGLGVFLFAGAAVVDFYVLPRSYNDGQYLAAALSMYLTYINLFIFILRLIISLNDNDKN, encoded by the coding sequence ATGAGTAATACAAGCAATTTTCGCAAAGCAATTAACGAGTCCCGAAAAAACGAACTTATTGGCCCTAATGTTATAGCTAATGCTTTACCTATTGTTGGTGGTGGCTTGATTTTGACTGCACTAGGAACTTATGGTGGTTTAAGAATAATAAATTTTTATCCAGAAATTTTTTATTCAACTTTTGTTATTGCCATTATTTTAGAACTAGGTTTCTTTTTTATTGTAAACAGAGTAATTGAAAAGAATAGTGAAGATATTGCCCTACCTTTGTTATCTCTTTACAGTTTATTGTCTGGATATACCCTTAGTGGCATTGTTTATATTGCTTTAGGGACTCAAGGTGTAGGAGTTCAAGGAATAGCAATTTCAGCCTTTGGTTGTGGAGCTACTTTTATCATTGCACGTAGCATTGGATCAAATTTATCAGATCAAGATGGAATAGCTTTGACAAAAACAGTCCGATTAGGTGTAATAGCTTTATTAACAGTAATTATTGGACAGTTTATATTTTCTATTTTTGGATTTTATACGCCATCATGGTTGGAAATAGTATTTTCTGGATTAGGAGTATTCTTATTTGCAGGGGCTGCAGTAGTAGATTTTTATGTCCTTCCTCGTAGCTATAATGACGGACAGTATCTTGCTGCAGCACTTTCGATGTACCTTACTTATATCAATTTATTTATATTTATACTAAGATTAATTATCTCTCTTAATGACAACGATAAAAATTAA
- the murD gene encoding UDP-N-acetylmuramoyl-L-alanine--D-glutamate ligase yields the protein MAIAYIIGLGKSGIAAARCLKQEGWKIIISDSKTSSELEDLQKKLRLEDITVKLLYEPTFQTSFLPELIIVSPGVPWDTSFLVEARLRKITIIGELELSWRYLSSLPWLTITGTNGKTTTTRLIEAIFEQSLFSAVACGNIGYAASELALFKIKNQNIFKYDWIITEVSSYQCESSQTIRPTVGIWTSFTPDHLSRHKNLDNYYSIKASLIKNCKYQILNNDDYYLKKKSSYSWPNAYWTTVKGKENLPCDPLKGVYIEDGWIVAFKELMFPISLFKVPGLHNRQNLLMAVAAARIAGIDKKIISLAVENFNGVSHRLEPVITIDNIQFINDSKATNYDAAAMGLESVNAPVILIAGGKLKEGDDSKWIKLIKSKVSQVLLIGESAYVIAKRLQNANYYDYEVVQEIDIAVKRSFVLCKKLSCKVVLLSPACASFDQYKDFEDRGNHFKSLCKNLVS from the coding sequence ATGGCGATAGCTTATATTATTGGATTAGGAAAATCAGGGATTGCTGCTGCAAGATGTCTTAAGCAGGAAGGATGGAAAATAATTATTAGTGATTCTAAAACTTCTTCCGAATTAGAAGACTTACAGAAAAAATTAAGACTAGAAGATATTACTGTCAAATTGCTTTATGAACCAACTTTTCAAACTTCTTTTTTACCAGAGTTAATCATAGTTAGTCCAGGAGTGCCATGGGATACTTCTTTTTTAGTTGAAGCGCGTCTTCGTAAAATAACTATAATTGGTGAACTAGAATTATCTTGGCGATATCTTAGTTCTCTTCCTTGGCTAACTATTACTGGTACTAACGGTAAAACTACTACTACAAGGTTGATTGAAGCAATTTTTGAACAGTCTTTATTCAGTGCGGTTGCTTGTGGAAATATCGGATATGCAGCTTCTGAACTAGCTTTGTTTAAGATAAAAAATCAAAACATTTTTAAATATGATTGGATAATTACAGAAGTTAGTAGTTATCAATGTGAATCTTCTCAAACGATAAGACCTACAGTCGGTATTTGGACAAGTTTTACTCCAGATCACTTAAGTCGTCATAAAAACTTAGATAATTATTATTCTATAAAAGCTTCTTTAATAAAAAATTGTAAATATCAAATTTTAAACAATGATGATTACTATCTAAAAAAGAAAAGTTCTTATAGTTGGCCAAATGCTTATTGGACAACAGTTAAAGGAAAAGAGAATTTACCTTGCGATCCACTTAAAGGAGTATATATCGAAGATGGTTGGATTGTTGCTTTTAAAGAGTTAATGTTTCCGATAAGTTTATTTAAAGTTCCAGGTCTACATAACCGACAAAATCTTTTAATGGCTGTTGCAGCTGCTAGGATTGCTGGAATTGATAAAAAGATTATTTCTTTAGCTGTTGAAAATTTTAATGGTGTTTCTCATCGCTTGGAACCTGTTATTACTATCGATAATATTCAATTTATAAATGATAGTAAAGCAACTAACTACGACGCTGCCGCAATGGGTTTAGAGTCAGTAAACGCACCTGTTATTTTAATTGCAGGTGGAAAATTAAAAGAAGGAGATGATAGCAAGTGGATTAAACTTATAAAATCAAAAGTTTCTCAAGTATTACTTATTGGTGAATCTGCATATGTTATTGCAAAACGTCTCCAAAATGCCAACTATTACGACTATGAAGTTGTCCAAGAAATCGATATAGCAGTGAAAAGAAGCTTTGTTTTATGTAAAAAGCTAAGTTGTAAGGTGGTTCTTTTATCTCCAGCTTGTGCTAGTTTTGACCAGTACAAAGATTTTGAAGATCGAGGAAATCATTTTAAAAGCCTATGTAAAAATCTTGTATCGTAA
- the ftsH gene encoding ATP-dependent zinc metalloprotease FtsH, with product MKHSSFLPISKYKLNTMYKKDITCLQDHKFKSKKTNSLIATGILLNLLLTCSPCFGQQKKDSYSYSELFEDIESGKIGLIEIDPRLQKAQVNFNNDDVVKQVTLFEKNPELIQILKANNVKINYSPSSDNSTAVRLLLQVPILLLILVIVITIVRRSTNISGQTTNFSKSKARFQMEASTGISFEDVAGIDEAKEELQEIVTFLKEPEKFTAIGAKIPKGVLLVGPPGTGKTLLAKAIAGEAGVPFFSISGSEFVEMFVGVGASRVRDLFKKAKENTPCLIFIDEIDAVGRQRGVGYGGGNDEREQTLNQLLTEMDGFEGNSGIILIAATNRPDVLDAALSRPGRFDRQVIVDYPDLKGREGILEVHSRDKKISENVSLETVARRTPGFTGADLANLLNEAAIFTARRRKKTISMTEIYDAIDRVVAGMEGAPLIDSKSKRLIAYHEIGHALVGSIIPEHESVEKVTLIPRGQAKGLTWFTPEEESALITRNQILARISGLLGGRVAEEVVFGQDEVTTGAGNDLEKVTYLARQMVTRFGMSELGLVALEKDDKSSFGFDNVVQSEYSEGVAEKIDFQVRSIVKVCYQKAEKIISDNRILVDHLVDVLIDQETIEGKEFRQLLNQSLSKREVVSD from the coding sequence ATGAAGCATTCTTCCTTTTTACCAATATCAAAATATAAATTAAATACAATGTATAAGAAAGATATAACATGTTTACAGGATCATAAATTCAAGTCAAAAAAAACGAACAGTTTAATAGCCACTGGGATTTTACTTAATCTATTATTAACTTGTTCTCCTTGTTTTGGACAACAGAAAAAAGATTCGTATAGTTACAGTGAATTATTTGAAGACATTGAATCAGGTAAAATAGGTTTAATTGAAATTGATCCTAGATTACAAAAAGCACAAGTTAATTTTAATAATGATGATGTAGTTAAACAAGTTACTTTATTTGAAAAAAATCCTGAATTAATTCAGATCTTAAAGGCTAATAATGTAAAAATTAACTATAGTCCATCATCTGATAACTCTACTGCAGTACGTTTACTTCTCCAAGTCCCGATTTTGCTCTTAATACTAGTAATTGTTATTACTATTGTTCGAAGGTCTACGAATATTTCAGGTCAAACGACTAATTTTAGTAAATCTAAAGCTCGTTTCCAAATGGAAGCAAGTACAGGTATCTCTTTTGAAGACGTAGCTGGAATTGATGAAGCAAAAGAAGAATTACAAGAGATTGTAACTTTTCTCAAGGAACCAGAAAAGTTCACTGCTATTGGAGCAAAAATTCCTAAAGGAGTATTGTTAGTCGGACCTCCAGGAACTGGTAAAACCCTTTTGGCTAAAGCGATAGCCGGAGAAGCTGGAGTACCTTTCTTTAGTATTTCTGGTTCAGAATTTGTAGAAATGTTTGTCGGGGTTGGTGCCTCACGAGTTAGAGATCTATTTAAAAAAGCTAAAGAAAACACCCCCTGCTTGATCTTTATTGATGAAATAGATGCTGTTGGTCGTCAAAGAGGAGTTGGATATGGTGGTGGTAATGATGAAAGAGAACAAACTCTTAATCAGCTATTAACAGAAATGGATGGATTTGAAGGAAATTCAGGAATTATTTTAATTGCTGCTACTAATCGTCCTGATGTTTTAGATGCGGCTTTATCAAGGCCTGGACGTTTTGATAGACAAGTTATTGTTGACTACCCTGATCTTAAAGGAAGAGAAGGCATTCTAGAAGTTCACTCTCGAGATAAAAAAATTAGTGAGAATGTTTCTTTAGAGACCGTTGCTAGGCGTACCCCAGGTTTTACAGGTGCTGACTTGGCTAATTTATTGAACGAAGCTGCAATTTTTACGGCTAGAAGAAGGAAAAAAACTATTTCTATGACAGAAATTTATGATGCTATAGATAGAGTCGTTGCTGGAATGGAAGGAGCGCCCTTAATTGATAGTAAAAGTAAAAGATTAATTGCATATCATGAAATTGGCCATGCTTTGGTAGGATCGATAATTCCTGAACATGAATCAGTAGAGAAAGTGACTCTAATTCCTAGAGGACAAGCGAAAGGATTAACTTGGTTTACTCCCGAAGAAGAATCAGCATTAATTACTCGTAATCAAATATTGGCTAGAATATCTGGCTTGCTAGGAGGACGTGTAGCAGAAGAAGTAGTATTTGGGCAAGATGAAGTTACTACAGGAGCGGGTAATGATCTTGAGAAGGTAACTTATCTAGCTAGACAAATGGTAACTCGCTTCGGAATGTCAGAACTAGGATTAGTAGCCTTAGAAAAAGATGATAAAAGCTCTTTTGGTTTTGATAATGTTGTTCAATCTGAATACTCCGAAGGAGTTGCAGAAAAAATTGATTTTCAGGTTCGTTCTATAGTTAAGGTTTGTTATCAGAAAGCAGAAAAGATTATTTCTGATAACCGTATACTAGTTGACCACTTAGTTGATGTACTAATTGATCAAGAAACTATCGAAGGAAAAGAATTTCGCCAACTATTAAATCAATCTTTATCAAAACGTGAAGTTGTTTCGGATTAA
- the gyrA gene encoding DNA topoisomerase (ATP-hydrolyzing) subunit A, translating to MTIPQDRIIPTNLSNEMSRSYLEYAMSVIVGRALPDARDGLKPVHRRILYAMYELGLIPERPFRKCARVVGEVLGKYHPHGDTAVYDALVRMAQNFSMRSPLVDGHGNFGSIDNDPPAAMRYTECRLRELSTDALLRDIESETVDFADNFDGSQHEPVVLPARIPQLLLNGSSGIAVGMATNIPPHNLGELIDGTIALMHNPELENKDLIKIIPGPDFPTGGQILGRSGIHEAYMTGRGSITMRGVAKIETLEYQGRSNKEAIIITQLPYQTNKSALIERIADMVNDKRIDGISDIRDESDRDGMRIVIELKRDAHPRVVLNNIYKQTPVQINFGANMLALVKGEPQLLTLKNFLTVFIDFRVETITRRSKYELKKTEERNHLLEGLLVALDNLDHIISTVRSAADSMTAKRSLTSQFELSDIQADAILQMQLRRLTALEAEKIHAEHQELQIKIANINDILSKKERIEAIIEEELIQIKNTHGTPRYTEIIHDEGEIVDTDLIANEQAIILLTEHGYIKRMPVSSFDAQQRATRGKAAAKIKENDVVEHFLTCCDHDVVLFFSDRGVVYATKAYQIPSSSRTSRGIPIIQMLSISKNEKITSIIAVSEFREDIFLVMLTCQGYIKKTALAAFRNIRTNGLIAISLEEGDQLRWVRLTREEDSIILGTRLGMAIHFHADHQQLRPLGRATRGVKSMKLKKKDELISMDILLSKVTLGIEVSQENEDILEVEVEELIEEEANTGPWILAITNGGYGKRIPITQFRLQRRAGMGVRAIKFKSDKDHLTSLRVVNAEDELMIVSNRGIIIRQVVKAISLQSRSATGVRVQRLDEDDAIAAVALVPPAPETKEENEETKS from the coding sequence ATGACAATCCCTCAGGATCGAATTATTCCAACAAATTTAAGTAATGAGATGTCTCGTTCTTATTTAGAATACGCAATGAGTGTAATCGTAGGACGAGCTTTACCTGATGCAAGGGATGGCCTGAAACCTGTTCATAGACGCATTTTATATGCTATGTATGAACTAGGATTAATTCCAGAACGACCTTTTCGCAAATGTGCTCGTGTTGTGGGAGAAGTGTTGGGAAAGTATCACCCTCATGGAGATACAGCTGTTTACGATGCTTTGGTACGTATGGCCCAAAATTTTTCTATGCGTAGTCCTCTTGTTGACGGGCATGGAAACTTTGGGTCAATAGATAATGATCCTCCTGCGGCTATGCGTTACACAGAATGCCGATTAAGGGAATTATCAACTGATGCTTTACTGCGTGATATAGAGTCTGAAACCGTAGACTTTGCAGATAATTTTGATGGTTCGCAACATGAACCTGTTGTACTTCCTGCTAGAATACCACAACTACTTCTTAACGGTTCTTCTGGTATTGCTGTAGGTATGGCAACTAATATCCCTCCACATAATTTAGGGGAGTTGATCGATGGAACTATTGCTTTAATGCACAATCCAGAACTAGAAAATAAAGATCTTATTAAAATAATTCCTGGACCTGATTTTCCCACAGGAGGACAAATACTAGGCCGCTCAGGTATTCATGAAGCCTATATGACAGGTCGTGGCTCTATTACAATGAGAGGAGTAGCAAAAATTGAAACTTTAGAATATCAAGGACGTTCTAATAAAGAAGCAATAATAATCACTCAACTGCCATATCAAACAAATAAGTCTGCCTTGATTGAACGTATTGCTGATATGGTGAATGATAAACGTATCGATGGCATTTCTGATATTCGTGATGAAAGTGATCGTGATGGAATGCGTATTGTCATTGAATTAAAAAGAGATGCCCATCCCAGAGTAGTTCTTAATAATATCTATAAACAAACTCCTGTTCAAATAAATTTTGGAGCTAATATGTTGGCTTTGGTTAAAGGAGAACCGCAACTTTTAACTCTGAAGAATTTTCTTACTGTCTTTATTGACTTTCGAGTTGAAACTATTACTCGGCGCTCTAAATACGAACTTAAAAAAACTGAAGAAAGGAATCACTTACTGGAGGGACTTCTAGTTGCATTAGACAATTTAGACCATATCATTTCTACTGTTCGTAGTGCGGCTGATTCAATGACTGCAAAGAGAAGTTTAACGAGTCAGTTCGAACTTTCAGATATTCAAGCAGATGCTATTTTACAGATGCAGCTACGTCGTCTTACTGCTTTAGAGGCAGAAAAAATACATGCCGAGCATCAAGAATTACAAATAAAAATTGCTAATATAAATGATATTTTATCTAAAAAAGAACGTATAGAAGCCATTATAGAAGAAGAGTTAATTCAAATTAAGAATACCCATGGTACTCCTAGATACACAGAGATTATTCATGATGAAGGAGAAATTGTAGATACTGATCTTATCGCTAACGAGCAAGCTATTATACTTCTCACTGAACACGGGTATATTAAAAGAATGCCTGTTAGTTCTTTTGATGCACAACAACGAGCAACGAGGGGAAAAGCTGCAGCAAAAATAAAAGAAAACGACGTAGTAGAACACTTCTTGACCTGTTGTGATCATGATGTAGTGCTCTTTTTTAGCGATAGAGGAGTCGTTTATGCTACTAAAGCTTATCAAATTCCTTCTTCCTCCAGAACATCAAGAGGAATTCCTATTATACAAATGCTCTCTATTTCTAAAAATGAAAAAATAACTTCTATTATTGCAGTTAGTGAATTCAGAGAAGATATTTTTTTAGTGATGTTGACTTGTCAGGGCTATATTAAGAAAACTGCTCTTGCCGCTTTTCGTAATATAAGAACTAATGGACTAATTGCTATTTCACTTGAAGAGGGGGATCAGTTACGGTGGGTAAGATTAACCAGAGAAGAAGATAGTATAATTCTAGGTACTCGTTTGGGAATGGCTATTCATTTTCATGCAGATCACCAACAGTTAAGACCTCTTGGTCGAGCTACAAGAGGCGTTAAATCGATGAAATTAAAGAAAAAAGATGAATTAATTAGTATGGATATCCTTCTCTCTAAAGTAACTCTGGGGATAGAAGTTTCTCAAGAAAATGAAGATATTTTAGAAGTTGAAGTTGAAGAATTGATTGAAGAAGAAGCTAATACAGGACCATGGATTTTGGCTATTACTAATGGGGGATATGGGAAAAGAATTCCTATTACACAATTTCGTTTACAACGCCGTGCTGGTATGGGAGTAAGAGCAATTAAATTTAAATCAGATAAAGATCATCTAACATCATTGCGCGTTGTCAATGCAGAAGATGAATTAATGATTGTTTCTAACCGAGGTATTATTATTAGGCAAGTTGTAAAAGCAATTTCTTTACAATCTCGTTCTGCTACAGGGGTTAGAGTACAACGGTTAGATGAAGATGATGCTATTGCTGCAGTTGCCCTTGTACCTCCTGCCCCTGAAACAAAAGAAGAGAATGAAGAAACTAAATCATAA
- a CDS encoding DUF389 domain-containing protein: MKNWFKQKIPKVSLNIRKKLLQDLIEDSALNTDFIILTISASFIATLGLLINSPTIIIGAMLIAPLMLPLRGFAFGVLDNEGILVKVSSMTLLIGTIVSLLVSSLVGGIFGLPESSFGLELLGRTQPNLADLGVAVTAGAISGFAKVRRRLGDAVVGTAISVALMPPLCAVGICLSQKAILLASGAFLLYFTNLLGITLSCITVFILGGYYFNYNQTSQALGGLIAMTGIITFPLFVSFGNLLWQEKFEGRIKNLLENKTVTVGQQSELISLKVQWPMFPWSNEHPIILVTVQENTKNPITPTQVRLVEKLIEQDFGKKFKLLLRVSQLREVIADYELPLSTPLLFGPILPPPMTPLPKRELPSDILLEDK; this comes from the coding sequence ATGAAAAACTGGTTTAAACAAAAAATTCCGAAAGTTTCTCTAAATATAAGAAAGAAATTATTACAGGATTTAATAGAAGATTCTGCACTTAACACAGATTTTATTATCTTAACTATCAGTGCTTCTTTTATAGCAACTCTCGGATTATTGATTAACAGTCCTACTATTATCATTGGTGCGATGCTTATTGCTCCTTTAATGCTCCCATTAAGAGGCTTTGCCTTCGGTGTACTAGATAATGAAGGGATTTTAGTTAAAGTAAGTTCGATGACACTTTTAATAGGTACCATAGTATCCCTTCTAGTTTCAAGTTTAGTGGGAGGGATTTTCGGACTACCTGAATCATCTTTCGGTCTTGAACTTTTGGGAAGAACTCAGCCAAACTTAGCAGACTTAGGGGTAGCAGTAACAGCAGGAGCAATAAGTGGTTTTGCTAAAGTTCGACGCAGACTTGGCGATGCAGTTGTTGGTACTGCAATTTCCGTAGCTTTAATGCCTCCTTTATGTGCGGTTGGTATTTGCTTATCTCAAAAAGCTATACTCTTGGCAAGTGGAGCTTTTTTACTATATTTTACAAATCTTTTGGGTATAACTTTATCCTGCATTACTGTATTCATTCTTGGGGGTTACTACTTTAACTATAATCAAACAAGTCAAGCTTTAGGAGGACTAATAGCTATGACAGGAATTATAACTTTTCCATTATTTGTAAGCTTTGGCAATCTCCTCTGGCAAGAAAAATTTGAAGGAAGAATTAAAAATCTTCTTGAAAATAAAACAGTTACTGTTGGGCAACAAAGCGAATTAATATCATTAAAAGTTCAATGGCCTATGTTTCCTTGGAGTAACGAACATCCTATTATTTTAGTGACAGTTCAAGAAAATACTAAAAATCCTATAACTCCAACACAAGTTCGATTGGTAGAGAAATTGATCGAACAGGATTTTGGAAAAAAATTTAAGTTATTACTACGTGTTAGCCAACTTCGAGAAGTTATTGCTGATTATGAGTTACCTTTGTCTACCCCTTTATTATTTGGTCCGATATTACCACCTCCTATGACTCCTTTACCGAAAAGAGAATTACCATCAGATATTTTACTAGAAGATAAATAA
- a CDS encoding DUF3288 family protein, with protein sequence MLQDQTHPQEHRDRLIVNDLLNSQPDDYKLAELARLLIRYQNFPGARKVYQDLNKILISWNLTQEKLFIKTRELHYNRSLYSNSLDEGVQDWT encoded by the coding sequence ATGCTACAAGATCAAACACATCCTCAAGAACACCGTGATCGACTTATTGTAAATGATTTATTAAATTCTCAACCTGATGACTATAAACTAGCTGAATTGGCAAGACTATTAATCCGCTATCAAAATTTCCCAGGAGCTAGAAAAGTTTATCAAGATTTAAACAAAATCTTAATTTCTTGGAACTTAACACAAGAAAAATTATTTATAAAGACTCGTGAACTTCATTATAATAGAAGTCTTTATTCTAACTCACTAGATGAAGGAGTTCAGGATTGGACTTGA
- the crtR gene encoding beta-carotene hydroxylase: MQSVETLQTVPKEFLKTPGGLNPNVVMFSVSLLLIFSSTCGHYLWEWRDWVCFSCNVLALHLSGTVIHDASHNAAHPNRIFNAILGHGSALMLGFAFPVFTRVHLQHHAHVNDPDNDPDHFVSTGGPLWMIAARFFYHEIFFFKRRLWIKNEILEWFLSRLIVFTIVILSIQYGFINYVMNFWFVPALVVGVALGLFFDYLPHRPFLERNRWKNARVYPSKILNLLIFGQNYHLVHHLWPSIPWYRYEPAYYATKQLLDEKKCEQSLDLLKGRNFLDFLYDIFLGIRFH; the protein is encoded by the coding sequence ATGCAGTCGGTAGAAACGCTGCAAACAGTTCCTAAAGAATTTTTAAAGACTCCTGGAGGGCTTAATCCTAATGTAGTCATGTTTTCAGTATCTCTACTCTTAATTTTCTCTTCAACTTGTGGACATTACTTATGGGAGTGGAGAGACTGGGTATGTTTTAGCTGTAACGTTCTTGCTCTTCATCTTTCTGGTACAGTTATTCATGATGCTTCGCATAATGCAGCTCATCCAAACCGAATTTTCAATGCAATCCTAGGTCATGGTAGTGCATTAATGTTAGGCTTTGCTTTTCCTGTCTTTACGCGAGTACATCTACAACACCATGCTCATGTCAATGATCCTGACAATGATCCTGATCACTTTGTATCGACAGGAGGACCTTTATGGATGATAGCGGCACGCTTTTTTTATCATGAAATATTTTTTTTCAAACGTCGTTTGTGGATTAAGAATGAGATATTAGAGTGGTTCTTGAGTAGATTAATTGTATTTACTATTGTTATCTTAAGCATACAATATGGATTTATTAACTACGTTATGAACTTTTGGTTTGTACCAGCACTAGTGGTAGGTGTTGCTTTAGGCCTATTTTTTGATTACTTACCTCATCGACCTTTTTTAGAGCGTAATCGTTGGAAAAATGCTAGGGTATATCCAAGTAAGATACTTAATCTTTTAATTTTCGGACAAAATTATCACTTAGTTCACCATTTATGGCCATCAATTCCTTGGTATAGATATGAACCAGCTTATTATGCAACTAAACAGTTATTAGATGAGAAAAAGTGTGAACAATCTTTAGATTTACTTAAAGGTAGAAATTTTCTAGACTTTCTTTACGATATTTTTCTTGGGATTCGTTTTCATTAA
- a CDS encoding DUF3685 domain-containing protein: protein MSDSSISILILDTDQVFLLGLATALSKSSRYKIIHQTDNLTDTFLKLSISLPDIIIFEPNLFNSFLAIKKFCIQVRKQYPNIRLCCLSRYFSTEEEEEFQKIGIRGYFDKNTEINILINNLEEIIQNKFLYKSTSLNNQFIKYTSRTIKKDWTSYVQRYIIKLIENNLVCIDETLKKPSTSKFNVFFWKGKKRETLVVSWLLAKLFNINGPKIKSDKPNNELEDDSFLKNFWVTNSSVQPINSLIIFNRALEKIEKNINNFTKVHLEIDILENDKKRELLKIVTKHFYRIIEDMNFIEIGDGRAVKSSLSVLQKLWRESSLIFIEKYCAIPQNISLQELEQIIKDNESLISKEILNKIPFCIELLNYLLLKNVCIEEQVSTLNITISLTEKIEKALHNAIIQVSNGTIALILNDFSSNEKVKENLFHTNMISTRELAKFRNRLAWEYRKNEYWQEPKNIFESQHQLFFLEDKGINLIFVYAPRQKELNKLSRIPWSVTIILEIRDAIALPLSSLLKISGNAIVYLLTQIVGRSIGLVGKGILQGIGNSLISNDYLKKTTNHNSKP, encoded by the coding sequence GTGAGTGATAGCTCCATTTCTATACTGATTCTAGATACAGATCAAGTTTTTCTCCTAGGTCTAGCAACAGCCTTAAGTAAAAGTTCTCGATATAAGATTATTCATCAGACTGATAATTTAACCGATACTTTTCTAAAGTTATCAATTAGCCTGCCTGACATAATTATTTTTGAACCTAACTTATTTAATAGCTTTTTAGCAATTAAAAAATTTTGTATACAAGTTAGAAAACAGTATCCAAATATACGGTTATGTTGTTTAAGCCGTTATTTTAGTACTGAGGAAGAAGAGGAATTTCAAAAAATAGGTATCCGAGGGTATTTCGACAAAAATACTGAAATTAATATATTGATAAATAATTTAGAAGAAATAATTCAAAATAAATTTTTATATAAATCAACTTCTCTAAATAATCAGTTTATTAAATATACTTCTCGAACAATAAAAAAGGATTGGACATCTTATGTCCAAAGATACATTATTAAACTCATTGAAAATAATTTAGTCTGCATTGATGAAACTTTAAAAAAACCTTCAACATCTAAGTTCAATGTTTTTTTTTGGAAGGGAAAAAAAAGAGAGACCTTAGTAGTTTCTTGGCTATTAGCAAAACTGTTTAACATCAATGGCCCTAAGATTAAGTCTGATAAACCAAATAATGAATTAGAAGATGATTCCTTCTTAAAAAATTTTTGGGTTACAAATAGTTCAGTTCAACCTATAAATAGTTTAATAATCTTTAACCGAGCTCTTGAGAAAATTGAAAAAAATATTAATAACTTCACCAAGGTTCATTTAGAAATCGATATATTAGAAAACGATAAAAAAAGAGAGCTTTTGAAAATAGTCACTAAACACTTTTATCGAATTATAGAAGATATGAATTTTATTGAGATAGGAGATGGAAGAGCTGTCAAAAGTAGCTTATCAGTTTTGCAAAAATTATGGAGAGAATCTTCTTTAATTTTTATTGAAAAATATTGTGCAATTCCCCAAAATATTTCTTTACAGGAGCTTGAGCAAATTATTAAAGATAACGAATCTTTAATATCTAAAGAAATATTAAATAAAATTCCTTTTTGTATAGAACTATTAAATTATTTACTGTTAAAAAATGTTTGTATAGAAGAGCAAGTTTCAACATTAAACATAACTATAAGTTTAACAGAAAAAATAGAAAAAGCTTTACATAACGCTATAATACAAGTCTCAAACGGAACTATAGCATTAATACTAAACGATTTTTCAAGTAATGAAAAAGTTAAAGAAAATTTATTTCATACAAATATGATTTCAACTAGAGAATTAGCAAAATTCAGAAATCGACTAGCATGGGAATATAGAAAAAATGAATATTGGCAAGAACCTAAAAACATTTTTGAAAGCCAACATCAACTTTTTTTCTTAGAAGATAAAGGAATAAATCTTATATTTGTTTATGCACCTAGACAAAAAGAACTTAACAAATTAAGTAGAATACCCTGGTCTGTTACAATTATCTTAGAAATTAGAGATGCGATAGCATTACCTTTAAGCTCTCTACTAAAAATATCTGGAAATGCCATAGTTTATCTTCTGACCCAAATAGTTGGTCGTAGTATTGGATTAGTCGGTAAAGGAATTTTACAGGGAATTGGAAACAGTTTAATTAGCAATGATTACCTAAAAAAAACAACGAATCATAATTCAAAACCATAG